The following coding sequences lie in one Aspergillus puulaauensis MK2 DNA, chromosome 3, nearly complete sequence genomic window:
- the ugp1 gene encoding UTP glucose-1-phosphate uridylyltransferase (COG:G;~EggNog:ENOG410PIQZ;~InterPro:IPR029044,IPR016267,IPR002618;~PFAM:PF01704;~go_function: GO:0003983 - UTP:glucose-1-phosphate uridylyltransferase activity [Evidence IEA];~go_function: GO:0070569 - uridylyltransferase activity [Evidence IEA];~go_process: GO:0006011 - UDP-glucose metabolic process [Evidence IEA]), with product MATKDLPTHLSSNAGFGKHHGKTQSHMAFENASTSVAASQMRNSLNALAETVPDENERKRFEAETDNFFALFRRFLNDKAKGNAVNWDRIAPPQPSQVVNYDDIGKDSSVEFLNKLAVVKLNGGLGTSMGCVGPKSVIEVREGMSFLDLSVRQIEHLNRTHNVNVPFVLMNSFNTDQDTQSIIKKYQGHNVDIITFNQSRYPRIIKDSLLPAPKSFDAPLQDWYPPGHGDVFESLYNSGTLDKLLERGVEYIFLSNADNLGAVVDTRILQHMVDTKAEYIMELTDKTKADVKGGTIIDYEGKVRLLEIAQVPKEHVNEFKSIKKFKYFNTNNIWMNLHAIKRVVEENELEMEIIANEKSIPADKKGEADQAIYQLETAVGAAIRHFKNAHGVNVPRRRFLPVKTCSDLMVVKSDLYRLEHGQLVMDPNRFGGVPVIKLGSDFKKVSDFQKHIPSIPRIVELDHLTITGAVNLGRNVTLKGTVIIVATESSTIDIPPGSVLENCVVQGSLRILEH from the exons ATGGCTACAAAGGATCTGCCAACCCACCTGTCGTCGAACGCAGGCTTTGGCAAGCACCATGGAAAGACCCAGTCTCACATG GCATTTGAAAATGCCTCCACCAGTGTTGCTGCCTCTCAGATGCGTAACTCCCTGAACGCCCTTGCCGAGACTGTCCCTGATGAGAACGAGCGCAAGCGATTCGAGGCCGAGACCGACAACTTCTTCGCTCTCTTCCGCAGATTCCTCAACGACAAGGCCAAGGGAAACGCTGTTAACTGGGACCGCATTGcccctcctcagccttcgCAGGTCGTTAACTACGATGACATTGGCAAGGATTCTTCCGTCGAATtcctcaacaagcttgcTGTTGTCAAGCTCAACGGTGGTCTGGGTACTTCCATGGGCTGCGTCGGCCCCAAGTCCGTGATCGAGGTCCGCGAGGGCATGTCATTCTTGGATTTGTCCGTCCGTCAGATCGAGCACCTGAACCGCACTCACAATGTCAACGTGCCCTTCGTTCTCATGAACTCTTTCAACACCGACCAGGACACTCAATCCATTATCAAGAAGTACCAGGGCCACAACGTCGATAtcatcaccttcaaccaGTCTCGCTACCCCAGAATCATCAAGGACTCTCTGCTACCCGCTCCCAAGTCCTTCGATGCTCCTCTGCAAGACTGGTACCCTCCTGGCCACGGTGACGTTTTTGAGTCTCTGTACAACTCCGGTACCCTGGACAAGCTTTTGGAGCGTGGTGTCGAGTACATTTTCCTGTCCAACGCTGACAACCTGGGTGCTGTCGTGGACAcccgcatcctgcagcacatGGTTGACACCAAGGCTGAATATATCATGGAGTTGACCGACAAAACCAAGGCTGATGTCAAGGGTGGTACCATCATCGACTACGAGGGCAAGGTCCGTCTTCTGGAAATCGCCCAGGTGCCCAAGGAGCACGTCAACGAATTCAAGTCTatcaagaagttcaagtacttcaacaccaacaacatcTGGATGAACCTCCACGCTATCAAGCGTGTCGTTGAGGAAAATGAGCTCGAGATGGAGATCATTGCGAACGAGAAGTCTATCCCTGCCGATAAGAAGGGCGAGGCCGATCAGGCTATCTACCAGCTCGAAACcgctgttggtgctgctATCCGCCATTTCAAGAACGCTCACGGTGTCAATGTTCCCCGCCGTCGCTTCCTTCCTGTCAAGACTTGCTCTGACTTGATGGTGGTCAAGTCTGATCTGTACCGCCTGGAGCACGGTCAACTAGTTATGGACCCCAACCGATTCGGCGGTGTCCCCGTCATCAAGCTTGGATCCGACTTCAAGAAGGTGTCTGACTTCCAGAAACACATTCCTAGCATTCCCCGCATCGTCGAGCTGGACCACCTTACCATCACTGGTGCAGTGAACCTGGGCCGCAACGTGACACTGAAGGGTACTGTCATCATCGTTGCAACTGAAAGCAGCACAATCGACATTCCCCCAGGCTCCGTATTGGAGAACTGTGTTGTACAGGGCAGTCTGCGTATTCTCGAGCACTAA